In the genome of Alphaproteobacteria bacterium, one region contains:
- the hpt gene encoding hypoxanthine phosphoribosyltransferase: MSEVVVNPLITEEQLRDRMESLAKEIAAGVEKEVMVISLLKGSFMFTADLIRALHKAGVRAQMDFMTLSSYGEGTESSGKVIMKSPLTEEITDKDVLVVDDILESGRTLQFAKKELKRLGAKSVKVAVLLEKPGKLAVDMEADFIGFTIPDKFVVGYGLDHANYYRELPYVGVVANAV; the protein is encoded by the coding sequence ATGTCTGAAGTTGTTGTAAACCCTTTAATTACCGAAGAACAGCTGCGTGATCGCATGGAGTCTTTGGCCAAAGAAATTGCCGCCGGCGTAGAAAAAGAAGTCATGGTAATTTCATTGCTTAAAGGCAGCTTCATGTTTACTGCCGACTTGATACGCGCTTTGCACAAAGCCGGAGTGCGCGCACAAATGGACTTTATGACGCTTTCAAGTTATGGCGAAGGCACCGAAAGCTCTGGCAAAGTGATTATGAAAAGCCCGCTAACTGAAGAAATTACTGATAAAGACGTATTAGTGGTGGATGATATTTTAGAATCCGGACGTACGTTGCAATTTGCAAAAAAAGAACTAAAGCGACTAGGCGCAAAAAGTGTGAAAGTTGCTGTTTTGTTGGAAAAACCCGGTAAACTGGCCGTGGATATGGAAGCTGACTTTATTGGCTTTACTATACCCGACAAATTTGTTGTGGGTTATGGCTTGGATCATGCCAATTATTACCGTGAACTGCCTTATGTGGGCGTGGTTGCCAACGCAGTGTAG